One window from the genome of Planctomycetota bacterium encodes:
- a CDS encoding UvrB/UvrC motif-containing protein, which produces MICQKCKKQPATIHLTEIISNQKMERHLCEDCAREEGIAIKAQINLQDVLSGMLSAHDSAEHYANLACPDCGLTYAEFRNQGRLGCPHDYEVFAEPLAEVLEKVHGGTEHTGKVPARAGAGTDQQRELMQLRRHLQEAVESEHYEEAARLRDLLREKEPAGGPE; this is translated from the coding sequence GTGATCTGCCAAAAATGCAAGAAACAGCCCGCCACCATCCACCTGACGGAGATCATCAGCAACCAGAAGATGGAACGCCACCTCTGCGAGGATTGCGCGCGGGAGGAAGGCATCGCCATCAAAGCCCAGATCAATCTGCAGGACGTCCTGTCGGGGATGCTGTCGGCCCACGACTCCGCCGAACACTACGCGAACCTCGCCTGCCCCGACTGCGGTCTGACGTACGCTGAGTTCCGCAACCAGGGCCGACTCGGTTGCCCGCACGACTACGAGGTCTTCGCCGAGCCCCTGGCCGAGGTCCTCGAGAAGGTGCACGGCGGCACGGAACACACGGGCAAGGTGCCCGCCCGCGCCGGGGCCGGGACGGATCAGCAGCGCGAACTGATGCAACTGCGACGCCACCTCCAGGAAGCCGTCGAAAGCGAACACTACGAAGAGGCCGCCCGGCTCCGCGACCTCCTCCGCGAAAAGGAACCCGCCGGTGGACCTGAGTGA
- a CDS encoding orotidine 5'-phosphate decarboxylase, whose amino-acid sequence MAVTLQLALDLLDLERALRIARLAVPEGVDWVEAGTPLIKSEGLDAVRKLREAFPEKKIVADMKTADTGRLEMEAAAKAGADYAIVLGAASDSTIREAIEVGKSYGLGIGVDLLGIEEPEPLVERLAQWGAAFLSVHCPVDVQMRGGSPFGMLERLARVTDLPLAVAGGLNSETAPKAVAAGASIIVIGGAITKAEDPARAARDMRKALDSGAAVKTELFRRSGLEGIREVLARVSTANLSHGSHHRPCLLGFQQITPGAKLVGPVLTVRTAPGDFAKPVEAVDRAEPGQIIAVDAGGVPPAVWGELATESAVQRKLAGVVVDGGIRDTDEIRRLGFPAHAKVVCSHAGHPKGLGEIGGPIRLAGAEVFPGDWLVGDADGVMLLPRAEVVEMANRAQDVLEMENRQRAEIREGRTLGEVAYLERWEKHRPT is encoded by the coding sequence GTGGCTGTCACGCTGCAACTCGCGCTCGACCTGCTGGACCTCGAACGGGCCCTGCGCATCGCGCGGCTCGCCGTCCCGGAGGGGGTGGACTGGGTCGAGGCCGGCACGCCGCTCATTAAGAGCGAGGGGCTCGACGCCGTCCGGAAACTGCGCGAGGCGTTCCCCGAGAAGAAGATCGTGGCGGACATGAAGACGGCCGACACCGGCCGACTCGAAATGGAAGCCGCCGCCAAGGCCGGCGCCGACTACGCCATCGTCCTCGGCGCCGCCAGCGATTCCACCATCCGCGAGGCCATTGAGGTCGGCAAGAGTTACGGGCTGGGCATCGGCGTGGACCTCCTGGGCATCGAGGAACCGGAGCCCCTGGTTGAACGCCTCGCCCAGTGGGGCGCCGCGTTCCTTTCGGTCCACTGCCCCGTGGACGTCCAGATGCGCGGGGGCAGCCCGTTCGGGATGCTGGAGCGTCTGGCCCGGGTGACGGACCTTCCGCTCGCCGTTGCCGGAGGGCTGAATTCCGAGACGGCCCCGAAAGCCGTCGCCGCCGGCGCGTCCATCATCGTCATCGGCGGGGCGATCACCAAGGCCGAGGACCCCGCCCGTGCCGCACGCGACATGCGGAAGGCCCTCGACTCCGGCGCCGCCGTCAAGACGGAACTTTTTCGCCGAAGCGGCCTGGAGGGCATCCGCGAGGTCCTGGCGCGGGTCTCGACGGCCAACCTGAGCCACGGCAGCCACCATCGGCCTTGCCTCCTGGGTTTCCAGCAGATCACCCCGGGCGCGAAACTCGTCGGGCCGGTGCTAACGGTCCGGACGGCGCCGGGCGACTTCGCCAAGCCCGTCGAGGCCGTTGACCGCGCCGAGCCCGGCCAGATCATCGCCGTGGACGCCGGCGGCGTCCCGCCCGCCGTCTGGGGCGAACTGGCCACCGAAAGCGCCGTGCAACGCAAACTGGCCGGTGTCGTCGTGGACGGCGGCATCCGCGACACCGACGAGATCCGCCGGCTCGGATTCCCCGCCCACGCCAAGGTTGTCTGCTCCCACGCCGGCCACCCGAAAGGCCTCGGCGAAATCGGCGGCCCCATCCGCCTCGCGGGCGCGGAAGTCTTCCCCGGCGATTGGCTCGTCGGCGACGCCGACGGCGTCATGCTCCTCCCGAGGGCCGAGGTCGTCGAAATGGCCAACCGCGCCCAGGACGTCCTCGAAATGGAGAACCGCCAGCGGGCCGAAATCCGCGAAGGACGCACTCTCGGCGAAGTGGCCTACCTCGAACGATGGGAGAAACACCGTCCGACGTAG
- a CDS encoding dihydropteroate synthase has translation MLIIAERINATRKPIAAALAARDAGAIREEARRQADAGADYIDVNTALSPREEKDLMVWAVENVRQATDKPIAVDSADPKVARAGLALLPKGSAFLNSISGETGRLAPMLELVAEFETRVVALAMDDRGMPNSVDDRWRALERIFAATDKLKIPRDRLYVDPLVRPVSTNPEQVSQVLAMIRRVRGEGGGAKTTCGLSNISFGLPRRGHLNRTFLAMAIGAGLESAILDPLAVGIVPTALAAACLTGEDPFCINYITAQRQGRL, from the coding sequence GTGCTCATCATCGCCGAACGCATCAACGCCACGCGCAAGCCAATCGCGGCAGCCCTGGCGGCCCGCGACGCCGGCGCCATCCGGGAGGAGGCCCGCCGCCAGGCCGATGCCGGCGCCGACTACATCGACGTCAACACGGCCCTCTCGCCCCGCGAGGAGAAGGACCTCATGGTCTGGGCCGTCGAGAATGTCCGCCAGGCGACCGACAAACCGATTGCCGTGGACTCGGCGGACCCAAAGGTGGCGCGAGCGGGCCTGGCGCTCCTGCCGAAAGGTTCGGCCTTTCTCAACTCCATCAGCGGCGAGACGGGGCGCCTGGCGCCCATGCTCGAACTCGTCGCCGAGTTTGAAACCCGGGTCGTCGCCCTCGCGATGGACGACCGCGGCATGCCGAATTCGGTGGACGACCGCTGGCGGGCGCTGGAGCGGATTTTTGCGGCCACCGACAAACTGAAGATCCCGCGCGACCGCCTCTACGTGGACCCGCTCGTCCGCCCGGTCTCGACGAACCCGGAGCAGGTGTCGCAGGTCCTCGCCATGATCCGCCGGGTCCGCGGCGAGGGTGGCGGGGCGAAAACGACGTGCGGCCTGTCGAACATTTCGTTCGGCCTGCCCCGGCGCGGGCACCTGAACCGCACGTTCCTCGCGATGGCGATCGGGGCGGGCCTGGAGTCGGCGATCCTCGATCCGCTGGCCGTCGGCATCGTGCCGACCGCGCTGGCCGCCGCCTGCCTCACCGGCGAGGACCCGTTCTGCATCAACTACATCACCGCCCAGCGCCAGGGACGATTGTAG